Genomic DNA from Cytobacillus sp. IB215665:
AAAAGAAGGCCAACCAGATAATATCAATCTGGATGACCTTATAATACGAAATGGCGCCTTTCTAGAAAAAGAGCTTCATTCTTCATTGAAAGGGCCATTATTTATTATCTTAGGAATCATCAATACTAGTGTTTAAAGTAATCAGTATCGAGTTAAGAGCTTAACCACTATATGCAAAAACTTAATGTGTACGTTGTTACGAAAATCTTTTCTAAGGTTGAGGTACAATATCTTTTGTTAGATAAGCATCAAACGTAACCCCTAGATTTTCACCAACTGTAAATGGAGTCAGGTTGATTTTAAAATACCCACTAGCACCTATTTCAATATTGAAACCAACCATGGTCGTTGAAGACTGCATGTCTAGTTGCGCTACGCCATCACTATTACTAAATTGTTGATCCTTTTGTATTTGGTTTCTTACGAGACGTACATCTGCACCTTCTAAAGGCTTTCTTTGTGCCAACAAATCATCTACGGTTTTAATTCTATTTGGGGCACTTAATGAGTAAACTGTAATTTTAGTAGTGTTAGTTTGATTAAGTATTATATCAAGGTTCGGTGGCACTGAGATAATAGGTGTTGTGAAGTTCAATGTAACCGTAACACCTTCCATATCATTCGTAGCAAAGCTAGTTCCACTAGGGGGATGAAATGTGGGAAAAGTAGTTACTGTATTCACACTTTGACCGAGACCGTTGGCAGTAGCTCGTCCAAATCCATTGGAATTAGTTGTTAATGAATTTATCGAAACCGAAGGGTTATCTGTCGTAGTCACCACTTGAACCCCTTGAAGAGGCATAAGGTTGCCCTTATTATCTTTTCCAAAAGTATAGACTTGTAGAGCATCTGACATAATTTCACCTCATTTCTTTTAAAATTGTACAAATAATAATGAAGGTATTTCACCTAATATTTTTACATATTAAACGATGTAATAAATATTACAACTGAGACCCATGACATATTTTAAGAAACTAGTAAAATGACCTGGATCGATAGAGTGGGTCAAAATGGTGAAATATAATATTGTGATCGATGTAATAAATTCTACTCTTTTACAGTATATGTTGGATTAGCTTTCTCGTTCGGGAAAATTGGTAATTATATCGCAGAACGTAACATTCTACTTGAAAACACATAAAAATAAGTCAATTATCTTCAGCAAATCACGTCAAATTTGAGATAGGCTTCATTTTCATGGAGCGGAATACAGTCCTTTTTTGTTTGTGAAAAAGGATAGAGCTGACTATCGAAAAATTAGATTTACAGAAATGTAATAATTTGATAATATATCCTGAGGAAAATATTAGGAGGATGGTAATGATGTCAAAGGGACTTATCGGAAAAATCCTCATACTTTTAGGATGGATCATAATTGGCATAAAGGCTGTATATTTTCAAGAAGATGTATTCCGTTATATTTTTATTGGGGTTGCAATAGTGATGTTTATTATGGGAGGTATACTTATTCCAACTTACTCAAATAAAAAAGAAGATATATAAACGAAGCTAATAGTTGTTTCAAAATATTACAACCGCAGTAGAAAGCAGAAAGAGCAGAAGGAGTAAAGTCTATTAGAGAAAGCTTTCTTTATGACTATTATTTTCTTTGACTCGAATGATGTCATAATTTACTTAAGAAGATATTTCCAACTATTAATATATTGAAAGGAGAAATGTTATGGTTAGCATTGGGAGTTTGTTAGCTTTTGCATTGGTTTCACTTGGTATTGTATGTTCTCCGGGACCTAACATGATTTATCTTATTTCTCGTTCTATTACTCAAGGACGAATTGCAGGAATCATCTCTCTTTTAGGTGTTATGCTTGGATTTGTGATTTACTTATTTGCGACATTACTCGGACTTGCTTCATTATTTAATGCAGTTCCCTTTATTTATGAATTAGTGAAATGGGCTGGTGTTGCTTACCTACTTTGGCTTGCTTGGAATTCATTTAATTCAAAGACTTCAATTTTAACCCCGCAAACTCTTTCCATTGAGTCCCCGAGAAAATTGTTTCTAATGGGGTTCATGACTAATTTACTAAATCCTAAGATTGCAATTTTGTATGTATCTTTACTTCCTCAATTTCAAGATCCAGCACAAGGTTCATTACTTCTCCAAGGTGCTACTCTAGGTCTTACGCAACTTATAATTAGTTTTATCGTTAATCTGCTCATTGTTCTAACAGCTAGTAAAATATCTATATGGTTTTCAACACGTCCTACATGGCAAAAGATTCAACGTTGGTTCATGGGGAGTGTATTGACTGGTTTAGCAGGACACCTAGCTTTTGAACGAGTAGATAA
This window encodes:
- a CDS encoding LysE family translocator, which produces MVSIGSLLAFALVSLGIVCSPGPNMIYLISRSITQGRIAGIISLLGVMLGFVIYLFATLLGLASLFNAVPFIYELVKWAGVAYLLWLAWNSFNSKTSILTPQTLSIESPRKLFLMGFMTNLLNPKIAILYVSLLPQFQDPAQGSLLLQGATLGLTQLIISFIVNLLIVLTASKISIWFSTRPTWQKIQRWFMGSVLTGLAGHLAFERVDK